Within Paeniglutamicibacter psychrophenolicus, the genomic segment CTGGGCGAGCCAGGAGATTTCCACCTCGGGATGGTGCTTGCGCAACGCGTCGGCGACCGCCAGGTCTCGTCGGGCGTGGCCCAGGCCGATCGGCGAGGAGAGGTACAGGACCCGCCGAGGCCTGCGCTGCGAGGCCGTCCACCGTGGCGGAACCGTTGGAACGGGCCCGAACCGCTCGGCGAAATCGCGGATGAGGTGGTTGACCTTGACGGGCAGGCGGGCCGGCGGACCGTGTCCGGCGCCCTCGAGCAGCACCAGTGAACCACCCGTGAGTTCGGCGAGCCGTTGGCCCACGGACGGAGGCGAGATCCTGTCGTCTGCTCCGTGCACCAGCAGGACCGGGCACCTCACCAGCGCGCAGGCGCGCTCGATGGGAACCGATTCGATCCCGTCGTACCCGTGCATGCCGGCTGTCGCATCGGCAATGACGGCGGCGGTCGTCTCGTGGGCCCAGCCCACCGCGTCCTCGATTTGCTTGGTGGAGTGGGCCTCGGAAAACATCTGGTTGAAGAAGAACCCGATGAAGTCGTCGTAGCCGCCGCCCAACCAGTACTGCCGGTTGTACTTGTCCCAGCCCCGCGTCGAAGCCGCGGGTCCTTCCCAATCGGTGGCACGGCGCACCGTCCGGGGAACCTTGACGTTGCATGAAGACGCGATGCCGACGATCCCGGACACCCGCCCGGGGTGCGCCGCGGCCAGCTGGAGGCTCCAGGTGGCACCCCAGGACAGCCCGACAACGACGGCCTGCGCGGTGCCCGTCGCATCCAGGACGGCCAGCGCGTCATCCACGAATTCCTGGTCCCGGTACGCCGCAGGGCCCCGCGGCCGCCCGGATTGGCCGTTGCCGCGCCCGTCGAAGGTGAGGACGCGGAAGTGGCGTGCCAGGTAGCCGATCTGGGCCTTCCAGATCCGGGAGTGAACCACCGACCACGTCGGCATGAGCAGCAAGGTGGGGGATCCCTCGCCGTAAACGTCGTAGTGGATCTCCACGCCGTCCCTGGCCACGGTGCCGCTAAGCAGCGGAGCAACGGCCGCTGGGGTGGTATTCATCGGATCGGGCCTTCCTGGTGTGCCCCGGGCCTAGGGCCGGACCTCGAGCACCCTGTTGAATGGTGTTTGCGAGACGGACGCGAAGCGGGTGAAGCCACCGGTGGAAACCACGTCGTGGATCCGGGCGGGCCCCGCCTGGGTGCCAAGGGCCAGCCCGACCTCCTGTGCCAGCGAGCACGGGGTGCATAGCAAGGTCGAGAAACCGTAGTAGGCGCGTCCGACCGGGTTGAGGTTCTCTGCCACGGTGTCACCGGACATCGGTTCGACGACCATCCAGGTGCCGTCCTCGGCGATCGCTTGACGGACGTGGCTCGCTGCGCCGACCGGGTCTCCCATGTCATGCAGGGCGTCAAAGGTGGTCACCAGGTCGAATCCGGTTCCGGGAAATCCGGTTGCCGAGGCCGTCTCGAAGCCGAGGTTCGCCTCCACGCCTGCTTCCCTGGCCCGCTTGCGGGCGGTCTGGATTGATAGGTCGTGATAGTCGAAGCCGATGAACGTGGACCGGGGAAAGGCCTTGGCCATGATGAGGGTTGAGGCGCCGTGCCCGCAGCCCACATCTGCGACTCGGGCGCCGGATTCGAGCTTTTCCACCACGCCGTCCAACGCCGGGAGCCACTGCCCGAGAAGATGGGTGTTGTACATGGTCCGGAAGAACCGTTCACAACCCTCGTGCACGTCGGAGTGGTGTTCGTGCCAGCCCAAACCGGAGCCGTTGAGCGCTGCCGCCAGGACGCCGTCAACGTCGTGCGTCGTGCCCAGGGCGATCTGGAAGAAGCCCGGCAGGTATGCCGGGCTGCCGGGGTCGGTGAGCGCGGCGGCGTGCTCCGGAGGCAGCAGGTATTTTCCGCTCTCCGCGTCGAACTCGACGTAGCCGCCGGCGGCCTGGGCGTTGAGCCACTCCCGGGCGTAGGGCAGGGCCGTATCGGTGGCCTCTGCGAGCTGGAGCGGGGTCACGGGACCAGTGGCCATGGCCGTGTAGTAGCCCAGCTTGTCACCCATGACGACCAATGCGGTGTTGAGGGTGGCTCCAACTTCGTCAACGGCCTTGAAAACGAAGGCCATGAGCTTGTCGATGTCGATTTCGGGTGCTTGCTGAAGATCGGCCATGATGGCGATTCCTCCTCGGGAAGGTGTTTACGCCGCCAACGATAGCCACCCGGTGCGGGGCGCCGCATCAGGTGCCCCACCTAGTTTTTCCGCCCCCTTGCCGCCGTCCTTCCGGAAGCTAGGATCAGTATATGGTCGTCGGTCGGGGCAGTGAAAGGCAAAGGATCGAACGCCTGCTGGCGGGCGCCAGGAGCGGTGTCAGCGGCGTGCTTGTGCTCGCCGGGGAGCCGGGAATCGGCAAGACCACGATGCTTCAACAGGCCCGCGACGGGGTCTCCGGGATGCGGGTGATCTCCGTCGGCGGCGTCGAGGCCGAGCGGGAACTGGCCTTCAGCGGACTGCACCAACTGTGTGGAAGACTGCTGGGTGTGGCCCGGGGACTGCCGCCTCGCCAGTACCAGGCTCTTGCGGTGGCGTTGGCCGTCAATGACGGGCCAACGCCGGACAGGTTCGCGGTCGGTGCAGCGGTTCTCGGGCTTATCGCCAGGGCCGCCGAGGAGGATCCGCTGGCAATCTTCATCGACGACGCCCACCTGCTGGACGCATCGTCGCTTCAGGCCATTTCCTTTGCCGCCCGCCGGCTGCTGACCGATCGGGTCGCCATTGTCGCGGCCCTGCGCAACGAGATCGATTCACCCCTGCGGGACCTGCCCCGGATGGACCTTGGCCCGCTGGGCCTTGAAGACACCCGGACGCTGCTGGCCGCCTGGAACCGGGGTTCGTGGGATGCCGCAGAGCTGGCACGCTTCCACGCCGCCACGGGAGGCAACCCGTTGGCGATCATTGAGCTGGCCGGGAAGCACGGATCGTTTGGGCTCTCCCCGCCGGCCTTGCCGGTGCCCCTGACCGGTCGGCTGCTGGACGCGTTTTCCGGCCGCATCCGCTCACTTTCCTCCGCCGCACGCGCCGTGCTGTTGCTGGCAGCAACCGACAACGGCGACCTGAGGATGCTGGGTGCCGCCTGCCAGGCAATGGGCGTGGACCTCGGCCATCTTTCGGAAGCTGAAGATGCCGGGTTGGTCAGCCTCGGAAACACCGCGGTGGAGTTCCGCCACCCGTTGATGCGCGCCGCAGTCTACGGAGCTGCGGAGCCGGCCGCCCGGCGAGAGGCGCATCGGCTGCTGGGAAACACTGCCATCGGGCTCGAGAGCAGGGCCTGGCACCTGGCGGAAGCGGCCATAGGCCCGGACGACGCGGCCTCGAGGTTGCTCGAGGCCGCGGCCGTTGCTTCGGCCGGCCGTGGCGCGAATGCCGTCGCCGCTGCCCAATTGGAGCGGGCCGCAACGCTTGCGGCGGACCACGGAACCGCTTTCGAGCTCCTGGTGCGAGCCGGTGACCAATGCTGGCTGGCGGGTTCCTCCGGCAGGGCCATCGCGGACCTGGAACGGGCCCTGGCGATGGCCCGGACCCCTGTTGAGGTGGCCACCGCCACGGGGCGCCTGGGCGCGATTGCTGCCCGTTGCGGTTCGCTGCAAGTCGCCCGGGACATGCAGTTCGAAGCGGCGACGCAGATGGCGCCCCGGGACCCGGATGCCGCCATCCTCCTGCTTGCCGACACCATCGACGCCTGCCTGTACCTGTGCGATGCGCCCTCGGCCATGCGGGCCTCGGACGGAATCATCGCACTGATGGGACCGGGGACGAGCGGTGCCGCGCGCAAGTGGGGCTCCATCGCTGCCGGCGTAGCCTTGGTTCTCGGTGGCCGCGGGGACAGGGGAGCGGGCTTCATCCGCAGCGGCATGGCAGCGCATCTGGGGAACGCGACCGGCCCGGACCAGTGGCAGCTGCGTTGGCACCTGATGGGGCCGCTGTTCCTGCGCGAGACGGGCGGGGCCAGAAAGGCCATGACGGCGGCGGTTGAAACCGTGAGGAAGCGGGCGGCCGTGGGCATGCTGCCTTTTTTGCTGACCCTCGTGGCCCGCGACGACGCGGCGGCTGCCAACTGGGCCGGCGCGGAAGCAGGCTA encodes:
- a CDS encoding AAA family ATPase; this encodes MVVGRGSERQRIERLLAGARSGVSGVLVLAGEPGIGKTTMLQQARDGVSGMRVISVGGVEAERELAFSGLHQLCGRLLGVARGLPPRQYQALAVALAVNDGPTPDRFAVGAAVLGLIARAAEEDPLAIFIDDAHLLDASSLQAISFAARRLLTDRVAIVAALRNEIDSPLRDLPRMDLGPLGLEDTRTLLAAWNRGSWDAAELARFHAATGGNPLAIIELAGKHGSFGLSPPALPVPLTGRLLDAFSGRIRSLSSAARAVLLLAATDNGDLRMLGAACQAMGVDLGHLSEAEDAGLVSLGNTAVEFRHPLMRAAVYGAAEPAARREAHRLLGNTAIGLESRAWHLAEAAIGPDDAASRLLEAAAVASAGRGANAVAAAQLERAATLAADHGTAFELLVRAGDQCWLAGSSGRAIADLERALAMARTPVEVATATGRLGAIAARCGSLQVARDMQFEAATQMAPRDPDAAILLLADTIDACLYLCDAPSAMRASDGIIALMGPGTSGAARKWGSIAAGVALVLGGRGDRGAGFIRSGMAAHLGNATGPDQWQLRWHLMGPLFLRETGGARKAMTAAVETVRKRAAVGMLPFLLTLVARDDAAAANWAGAEAGYTEAIRIAREDGQSNDLALALAGLAWLEARQGKAGSSALHAEESTVLAVKNSAHLARLWAMFAIADLEAATGDAARAIEAYTGLEKVLEEVGVKDADLMPGAELVECWCRLGDKARAGNVAEGFLAAAEAKGQPWALARAHRALAMAGDEADAVAGFERALAFHAQTPDLFEAARTKLAYGSWLRRSRRRIDARVVLREALDGFERLGAVPWSDRAAAELNATGETAMRREAGALGRLTPQEHQIAALLATGKTTRVAAEGLFLSPKTVEYHLRHIYLKLGIHSREELAAALGAGPDGIRLHP
- a CDS encoding class I SAM-dependent methyltransferase, whose amino-acid sequence is MADLQQAPEIDIDKLMAFVFKAVDEVGATLNTALVVMGDKLGYYTAMATGPVTPLQLAEATDTALPYAREWLNAQAAGGYVEFDAESGKYLLPPEHAAALTDPGSPAYLPGFFQIALGTTHDVDGVLAAALNGSGLGWHEHHSDVHEGCERFFRTMYNTHLLGQWLPALDGVVEKLESGARVADVGCGHGASTLIMAKAFPRSTFIGFDYHDLSIQTARKRAREAGVEANLGFETASATGFPGTGFDLVTTFDALHDMGDPVGAASHVRQAIAEDGTWMVVEPMSGDTVAENLNPVGRAYYGFSTLLCTPCSLAQEVGLALGTQAGPARIHDVVSTGGFTRFASVSQTPFNRVLEVRP